A window of the Maniola hyperantus chromosome 16, iAphHyp1.2, whole genome shotgun sequence genome harbors these coding sequences:
- the LOC138403379 gene encoding involucrin-like, with protein sequence MRYRAISLALCACVWAAAADVAHVKGVKSRILGRLAGKHHKRGILSGVPPFKLGHDIPYVTHSVVKPLVVTYPPTASVAAVKVPVAGPHYHRYPVPVGHKVPGLPHPHYALKFPHHKYVAKPDQHFHHHHPHVAPRPLVPVVPAPPVAHAAPVIPAPPPTVAVVNAAPPPPPVFPAQLPVPAPPVPVIPDHFHLKHFLPAATVPLPPPPALPAPLLPISQPFPYIIRPGGAVQSSFFATYPRYPLLNSYQAPLYQAPFAPAAPALPAPSQVLLERPHLHPYHLVPQAAAAHGLVEQHTHNVVVEQTPAHFHSQLVPQPHVHVHPTQEALPQPGFHLHPTQAGPQGIPLQATQPAVSVEHDGWSPVAPAQPHDFATSHEAHYPQHHHHFTQEQGTQVYEHHTESDFQHQLQHEQQHQLQHDYQHQLQHDYQHQLHHIQQQIEQAQYEQSLHSQQQQPAPEYGVPQQLSPEYGQPNEYPQQGQDFGQHQQDFAHAQELAQQGHDFAHHAQDFAQNAQDYAQHGQDFSQHGQDFSPNGQDFNQNNYNAAHLGQEYGAPHQGVEGRSSEDGAEQPPQYHNHIPLGLQPPIDRPLDHFQ encoded by the exons ATGCGCTACCGTGCG ATCTCCTTGGCGTTGTGTGCGTGCGTGTGGGCGGCGGCTGCCGACGTCGCGCACGTCAAAGGCGTGAAGTCAAGAATCCTCGGCCGCCTGGCGGGGAAACACCACAAGCGAGGCATCCTGTCCGGCGTGCCTCCGTTCAAGCTGGGCCACGACATACCATACGTGACCCATTCTGTAGTGAAACCTTTAGTGGTAACTTACCCGCCCACGGCGTCAGTCGCAGCAGTGAAGGTACCAGTGGCAGGTCCTCACTACCACCGCTATCCCGTACCCGTGGGCCACAAAGTGCCAGGGCTACCGCACCCGCATTACGCACTGAAGTTTCCTCATCATAAATACGTGGCTAAGCCTGATCAACATTTCCATCATCACCATCCTCACGTCGCCCCGAGGCCCTTAGTGCCCGTAGTTCCAGCGCCGCCCGTGGCTCATGCCGCTCCCGTGATCCCCGCGCCTCCCCCGACAGTCGCCGTAGTGAATGCCGCGCCGCCCCCGCCCCCCGTGTTCCCCGCACAACTTCCAGTTCCCGCTCCGCCAGTGCCGGTAATTCCAGATCATTTTCATCTGAAACATTTTCTTCCCGCCGCAACTGTACCTCTTCCTCCACCACCTGCTCTACCTGCTCCACTTCTGCCCATAAGCCAGCCTTTCCCTTATATAATTCGTCCCGGTGGAGCCGTGCAGTCTTCCTTCTTCGCGACGTATCCTCGATACCCACTCCTAAATAGCTACCAAGCTCCTCTTTACCAAGCACCTTTCGCACCCGCCGCTCCAGCTCTGCCGGCTCCATCGCAAGTGCTCCTCGAGCGTCCACATTTGCATCCGTACCACCTCGTGCCTCAAGCGGCAGCCGCACACGGGCTGGTGGAGCAACACACGCATAATGTCGTCGTCGAACAAACGCCAGCTCATTTTCACTCACAGTTAGTTCCCCAGCCCCATGTTCACGTGCATCCCACCCAGGAAGCGCTACCGCAACCTGGTTTCCATTTACATCCCACTCAAGCCGGACCCCAAGGTATTCCTCTACAAGCGACACAACCTGCAGTATCTGTAGAGCACGACGGGTGGTCTCCGGTGGCTCCGGCGCAGCCACACGACTTCGCCACGTCTCACGAGGCGCACTATCCGCAGCATCATCACCACTTCACGCAGGAGCAGGGCACCCAAGTGTACGAACACCACACGGAGAGCGACTTCCAACATCAACTGCAGCACGAGCAGCAACATCAACTGCAGCACGACTACCAGCATCAGCTGCAGCACGACTACCAGCACCAACTGCATCACATCCAACAACAGATCGAGCAGGCGCAGTACGAGCAGAGCTTGCACAGCCAGCAACAGCAGCCCGCGCCCGAGTACGGCGTGCCGCAACAACTCTCTCCGGAATACGGGCAACCCAACGAGTACCCTCAACAAGGACAAGATTTTGGACAGCACCAGCAAGATTTTGCCCATGCTCAAGAACTCGCTCAGCAAGGCCACGACTTCGCCCACCACGCCCAAGACTTTGCCCAAAACGCCCAAGACTATGCTCAGCACGGTCAAGATTTCTCGCAGCATGGTCAAGATTTTTCTCCAAACGGGCAGGATTTCAACCAGAACAACTACAACGCAGCGCACTTGGGCCAGGAGTATGGAGCGCCGCACCAGGGCGTGGAAGGGCGGAGTTCGGAGGATGGCGCAGAGCAACCGCCGCAGTACCACAACCACATCCCCCTCGGGCTGCAGCCTCCCATCGACCGGCCGCTGGACCATTTCCAATAG